From Chryseobacterium camelliae:
ATATTGTTGACGAATCTTTAAATTCGATTTTCCCTTCAAAGTTTAAATTGGAAAATGTTAATGTTGGTTTCTGGAAAAATCTCTATAAATCGGGATATTTAGGATGTTGCATGGCATTCAAACGAGAACTTTTAGAATACATTTTGCCAATTCCTGATGATGTTCCTCATGACTTGTGGATCGGTCTTGTTGTAAAGCATAAGAAGAACAAATTTAATTTATTAAACAGCCCCGAAATATATTACCGCAGACATAAGCATAATGTTTCGGCTACCAGTGCTCTTCTTTCAGAAAAAGAAGGTAATCTTCCAGTAAACAATAATACCATGCTATTTAAGCTATCTTACAGATGGTACACATTAAAAGCATTTTGGAATAAATTTTACAGATGGCCTATTATAATTAATATAAGAAGGGATTTTAATCATTGATTTCACGATTAGATACATTTTATAATTTGCATAATGAAAATTTTACATGTCATTACATTAGCTGATTTAGGAGGAGCACAAAGTGTTCTGATAAATATTTGCAACCGTGCAGTAAAAGATGGTCATCAAACATATGTAATTTCAGAATCCGAAGGTCCTATGTGGAAACAATTGGATGATAAAATAATTAAAATTAAAATTAATCAACTTCAGAGAGAAGTAAATCCTTTAAAAGATTTTTCAACTCTGTTGCAACTTAGAAAGATATATAAGGAGATAAAACCAGATGTTATTCATCTCCATTCATCAAAAATAGGACTCTTAGGTAGACTTGCTTTTCCTGCAAAAAGAATCATCTATACAGTCCACGGTTTTGACTCCGTAAGAACAGCCAACAGGAAATTTCTTATTTTCGAAAAACTTTTGAAAAACAAAGCAAGATATATTGTTGCAGTAAGCAATTACGATAAAGCAGCTTTGGTATCTGAAGGTATTACAGAAAATGTCGAGATGATTTATAATGGAATAAAAGATACTTATACAACTAACGAAGGTGAAGTGAGTTTATACGCTTCAGAGTATTTGGAGAATCTGCATAAAAATCATATTGTAATCATGACCATTGCTAGGCTTAGCCCGCCTAAAGATTACCAGCTTTTTTGCAATGTAGCAGATCATTTCAAAAATGATGAACGCTTCAAATTTGTGTGGATAGGAAATAAAGAAGGAAATGGAAGCAATACCACTAATATTACCATGCTTGGAGAGCTTGTGGATGCTTATATATATCTAAAATATGCAGATCTTTTTTTATTGCCAAGCAAATATGAAGGATTGCCTATTTCAATAATTGAGGCTATGTGTTTTGGTGTTCCCGTAATCGCTTCGAATGTTGGTGGTATATCAGAAATTCTTAATAATGAAAATGGTTTTGCAGTGGAAAATAATGTTTTAGATTTTAAAAATGCCATAGAAAAGATAGTTAATGACCGCAAATTTTTTAAATCATTTTGTAATGAAGCGAGATTGATCTATAAAAAAAAATTTACGATTGACAAAATGTATCTACAGTACATGGATTTATATAAAAATGTTATAATTAAATGATAATTAAACAGTGAAAGCTAAAAAAGTTTCGTAAAATTGTCTCAATTTTAATTGAAGAAAATAGAAACTGTAATTTGTTATAAAAAAATATTAAATTTACCGGTTAATAATTATTCGCAAAGGCATATTTCTTTAATAATAGAAAGATATTTTGTTAATGTTGAAATTTACAGAAATTAATATTTGTTTATAGAAGTTTTTTATGCAGCTAAAATAACTACTTGTAATAAGCACAAACTGAAATATAGTGGAGAAAAGTTTAACAAAGGCTTTTGTAATAATAAGAGAAAATAAGCAAGTTTTTAAGATGAAGGGAACTTTAAAAGTCTGTCTCTTTATTAATGTTAGTGATATTTCACTTAAGCTTTTTAATGATCATAAATTCAAAAAAAAATACAAAGCCATAGTTTACGAATCTACACAGTCAAAAATTAGTATCACTGAATACCTTGAAAAATTTAATATACGTAGAATCATTTTAGAAACTTCTAACATAACTCATCTGCATAAGGATATTGCCAATGAAATTGTTGCAGCTAGAAATAATGGTATTACCGTATACGATGCCCATGAATTTTATGAGCATATTAATAAAAGAATACCCTTGGTTAGATTGCAAAATGAGTACCTTGTAGATGATATTTTTTCAATAGGACAAAAGCAGGAGAAACTTAATTTTAAAAGGTCGATCGATATCCTTGTAAGTCTAATATTGATACCGTTTGTCATTCCACTTATTCTTTTAGGCTTCCTCTTAGTTAAATTTACATCGAAGGGAAGCGTTCTGTTTTCTCAAGAGCGCATAGGAAAAAACTCAAAACCCTTTACGATTTACAAAATCAGAACGATGGTTTCAAAGCATAGCGGTGATTTTACTGCAAAAAATGATCAAAGAGTGAATGGTGTGGGGCGATTTCTCCGACTTACAAAAATAGATGAGTTACCGCAACTATGGAATATTCTTAAAGGCGAAATGAGCCTTATAGGTCCCCGGCCTGAACGCCCTCATTTTGTGAAAATTTCCAATGAGGAAAATGCGATGTTTGATTTAAGACACCTTGTCAAGCCTGGTGTTACTGGATGGGCACAGGTAAACCTACCCAAAGCTACACCTGAAAATAATTTGGAAAAGCTTGAATATGATTTATATTATATCAAAAATTATTCTGTACTATTTGATATAATTATCGTATTCAATACATTGAAAGTTATTTTTACTTTAAATAGTAATTAAAACGGTGGCGAAAATTTTAAGTATATTATCGTTAAGTTTTTTATCATTTTTTGCCGCAGGGCAGAAAATTCCGATTCTTGGATTTGTAGGAATTCCAGAAAGTAATGCTACTGTAAGCAACTATAAAAAAATGAAGGAGGCAGGTTTCTCTATAAGTCTAATGACATTTTCAGATCATCAAAATGCTTTAAAAGCGCTTGATGCTGCTAGCCAATCTAATATTAAATTAATCCTTTCCTACCCCGAACTATATTCTGAACCTCAAGAGTCGATTTCTAAAATCAAAAACCATGCGGCTTTAGGAGGTTATTATCTGGGAGATGAGCCTAGACCTAGGGATTTTAAAGATTTCAAAAAATTTGCAGAAACAATAAAGGTTTATGATCCTGCACCGGTTTTCTATGCAAATCTTTTTCCAAACTATACAACTCCACAACAAATAGATGGATTATCATATATTGATTATATTAGAAGGGCGATTAATGAAATACCTTTTTCTTTTATATCATTTGATAATTATCCATTGGTAAATAATAAAGTGAGACCTGGTTTTTACGAAAATCTTGAATTGGTAAGAAGAGAATCTGGCAACAGTAATAAACCATTTTGGGCTTTTGCGTGTACAGCTATCCACTTTGATTATTTGAAGCCTACTCTTGCAGGTCTGAAATTACAGCAGTTCAGTAACTTGTTATATGGAGCTCAGGGATTACAATATTTTACATACTGGACGATGACTTCAGATCCAAATTGGAAAAAAGATCATTATTCTTATGCAATTGTAGACGATCAAGGCAATCCTACGCCTACTTATACTATTGTAAAAGAATTAAATGAACAAATTCAGAGAGTTGCATGGGTTTTTTTAGGAGCTAAATCGGATGCTGTTTTCCATATAGGTGATGAAATTCCTCAAGGGACAACCAAACTAAAATTTGTTCCTGAACCCTTTCAAGTGTTTTCTACTCGTAGAAAAAATGCAATGATTTCATTTATGACTGCCAGTAAAAATAAATTTATAATTGTACAAAATAAATCTTTAAGTGAAAATCTTATTCTGGATTACAAATTAAAATCCACACTAAAAAAGGTACATAACCTTTCAGGTAAAGAAGAAAATTTATTGAAACAAAAAATGTACAGCGATATAATTTTACCTGGAGATATCCTTATTTTTGTCAAAGATAGAAAATAACTGAATTTTACACATGAAAATTTTACAAACCCCCTTGAAAGACTGTTATATTATAGAACCCACTGTATTCGTAGATGACAGAGGTTATTTCTTCGAAAAATACAATGAGAAAAAATTTGAGGAATTTACAGGAATGAATGGCCATTTTGTGCAGGATAATATTTCAGAATCATCTTATGGAGTGCTGCGTGGAATTCATCTGCAAAAAGGGGAACATGCACAGGCAAAACTGGTTTCA
This genomic window contains:
- a CDS encoding glycosyltransferase family 2 protein: MATYNGEKYIKEQLDSILKQLSQNDEIIISDDGSNDETLSIIDRYNDSRIKVYHHTPKKQKFKFGYVSKNFENALIRAKGDFIFLSDQDDVWLDDKVTRQVGALQHADLVLSDCHIVDESLNSIFPSKFKLENVNVGFWKNLYKSGYLGCCMAFKRELLEYILPIPDDVPHDLWIGLVVKHKKNKFNLLNSPEIYYRRHKHNVSATSALLSEKEGNLPVNNNTMLFKLSYRWYTLKAFWNKFYRWPIIINIRRDFNH
- a CDS encoding glycosyltransferase produces the protein MKILHVITLADLGGAQSVLINICNRAVKDGHQTYVISESEGPMWKQLDDKIIKIKINQLQREVNPLKDFSTLLQLRKIYKEIKPDVIHLHSSKIGLLGRLAFPAKRIIYTVHGFDSVRTANRKFLIFEKLLKNKARYIVAVSNYDKAALVSEGITENVEMIYNGIKDTYTTNEGEVSLYASEYLENLHKNHIVIMTIARLSPPKDYQLFCNVADHFKNDERFKFVWIGNKEGNGSNTTNITMLGELVDAYIYLKYADLFLLPSKYEGLPISIIEAMCFGVPVIASNVGGISEILNNENGFAVENNVLDFKNAIEKIVNDRKFFKSFCNEARLIYKKKFTIDKMYLQYMDLYKNVIIK
- a CDS encoding sugar transferase, translated to MEKSLTKAFVIIRENKQVFKMKGTLKVCLFINVSDISLKLFNDHKFKKKYKAIVYESTQSKISITEYLEKFNIRRIILETSNITHLHKDIANEIVAARNNGITVYDAHEFYEHINKRIPLVRLQNEYLVDDIFSIGQKQEKLNFKRSIDILVSLILIPFVIPLILLGFLLVKFTSKGSVLFSQERIGKNSKPFTIYKIRTMVSKHSGDFTAKNDQRVNGVGRFLRLTKIDELPQLWNILKGEMSLIGPRPERPHFVKISNEENAMFDLRHLVKPGVTGWAQVNLPKATPENNLEKLEYDLYYIKNYSVLFDIIIVFNTLKVIFTLNSN